The following are from one region of the Streptococcus sp. 1643 genome:
- a CDS encoding bifunctional methylenetetrahydrofolate dehydrogenase/methenyltetrahydrofolate cyclohydrolase, whose translation MAQIIDGKALAAKLQGQLAEKTAKLKEETGLVPGLVVILVGDNPASQVYVRNKERSALAAGFRSEVVRVPETITQAELLDLIAKYNQDPAWHGILVQLPLPKHIDEEAVLLAIDPEKDVDGFHPLNMGRLWSGHPVMIPSTPAGIMEMFHEYGIDLEGKNAVVIGRSNIVGKPMAQLLLAKNATVTLTHSRTHHLAKVAAKADILVVAIGRAKFVTADFVKPGAVVIDVGMNRDENGKLCGDVDYDAVAPLASHITPVPGGVGPMTITMLMEQTYQAALRTLNKD comes from the coding sequence ATGGCACAGATTATCGATGGGAAGGCTCTTGCGGCTAAGTTACAAGGACAGTTGGCTGAGAAGACGGCTAAACTAAAAGAAGAAACAGGTCTAGTTCCAGGATTGGTAGTGATTTTGGTGGGGGACAATCCTGCCAGCCAAGTCTACGTTCGCAACAAGGAACGGTCAGCTCTCGCTGCTGGCTTCCGTAGTGAAGTAGTGCGAGTTCCAGAGACCATTACCCAAGCGGAATTGTTAGACTTGATTGCCAAATACAATCAAGATCCAGCTTGGCATGGGATTTTGGTCCAGTTACCTTTACCAAAACATATCGATGAAGAGGCAGTTTTATTAGCCATTGACCCCGAAAAAGACGTGGATGGTTTCCATCCCCTAAACATGGGTCGTCTCTGGTCAGGTCATCCAGTTATGATTCCTTCGACACCTGCAGGAATTATGGAGATGTTTCATGAATATGGGATTGATCTAGAAGGTAAAAATGCAGTTGTTATCGGTCGTTCAAATATTGTTGGAAAACCGATGGCTCAGCTTCTTTTAGCTAAAAATGCAACAGTGACCTTGACTCACTCACGCACCCATCATCTTGCCAAGGTGGCTGCTAAGGCAGATATTCTTGTGGTTGCAATCGGTCGCGCTAAGTTTGTGACTGCTGACTTTGTCAAACCGGGAGCGGTTGTCATTGACGTTGGGATGAACCGAGATGAAAATGGCAAGCTTTGTGGAGATGTTGATTATGATGCGGTTGCACCACTTGCTAGTCACATCACACCTGTACCTGGTGGAGTTGGTCCTATGACTATTACTATGCTAATGGAGCAAACCTATCAGGCAGCGCTTCGAACACTAAACAAGGACTAG